The genomic stretch TTTATGTCTACATAATTGCCCATATCAGATGTATCACTCGGATTTAGTATGCTGGCATGCCAGGACGGAGAAGGGGTGGAGAGAACCTTTTACAGACTACCGTGCCATTGCATGTGATGAAGTGAGATTAGGAGATAAATCAGAAATTCTAAAAGCACCATGGATACGCCCTGAAGATTTACCTGCATATCAAAGTGTAGGAATTCATTCAATTAAGATTGCAGGAAGGACGTTCCCCACAAACTGGATAATTAAGATAATGGAAGCATATGCCCTAGGGTCATTTGAAGGAAATTTATGGGATTTAATAATTCCTTTTCTGCCAATTCATGTTGATAATAAGTCTCTTGATGGCTTCTTGGATTATTTTCTTCAGAAAGATTTCAGTTGTGATATTTTCTGTGGTAAATGCAGGTATTGCTACGATATGGCAGATAAACATGTAAAGTTTAAAGATAGTCGTGAAGAATATCTGCAGGACCTAAAGAAAAGGTTGGCTGCACGAATAGATGATACTATAGAACTTGAGCCATATTTTACAGAATCAAGGGTATAGGTTTGAAGGAGTGTAAGATGGGAAAAATCAGAATCAAAAATGCAAAGGAACATAATCTGAAGAATGTTTCGATAGATATTCCTAAAAATAAGCTAGTAGTTTTTACCGGAGTTTCAGGATCAGGTAAATCGACAATTGTGTATGATATTGTTTTTTCAGAAGCTCAGCGCCAATACATGGATTCTCTCAGTACATATGCACGCATGAGTATGCCAAAGTTTTCAAAACCAGATGTTGAGGATATTGAAGGGTTATCACCTGCCATTGTCATAAATCAAGATCCTTTGGCTAAAAACCCCCGTTCTACGGTTGGAACAGTTACGGAAGTGTACACTTATTTACGGTTGCTGTATTCACGCATGGGACAACCTGTATTGAGCGCCGGAGATTTCTCTTTTAATACGCCTTCGGGTGCATGTCAGAATTGCAAGGGTACTGGTGAAGAGCTTGTTATTAATGCAAACCGGTTACTAGACAGAACAAAATCTCTGAATGAAGGTGCTATCAGACACAGGACTTGGAAAGTTGGAGGAAGACTTTGGAATATTATTAATGCAGCTCAGCTCTTTGATATGAATAAGCCTTTAAAAGACTTTACAGAAGAAGAGTTGGACACGCTGCTGTACTCTGAAGCAAAGCAATATTATAACAACACCTTGGGATTTGTCCAGAACTTTTCCTATGAGGGCATTATAACCAGAATAATGAAAAGACATAATGACAGCCGCGGGTTGGAGGCAGTCTCTTATGACGGAGCCTTTTTCTTACCAGGGGTTTGCCATGAATGTAAGGGGGCCAGAGTAAATGAAAGGGCCAGAGAAGTAAGGTATAATGGGAAGTCCATCGTTGACTTAGTTACTATGGAGATTCAGGAACTGCTCCCATATATGAAAACCATAAGTGATCCTGTAGCCCAGGAGATAACAGGATATATTATACGGATATTGGAACTGTTAGTTGATATAGGTGTTGGTTATCTGTCACTTAGCCGGTCTGTAGCTACGCTTTCCAATGGGGAATCCCAGCGTGTAAAGCTGGGTCGCCAGCTTGGAAACTCTTTGACGGACCTTATATATATATTGGACGAACCTACAGCTGGCTTACATGCTAAAGATAAGGAACATATATCAAAGGCCCTTAAAGAATTAGCTAAAAAGCCCAATTCCGTTCTGGTTGTTGAGCATGATAAAAGTGTAATTTCGTGTGCAGACCATATCATTGACATCGGACCCAAAGCAGGGGTACAAGGCGGTTCAATTGTTTTTGAAGGCAGTTATGAAGAGCTTTTATGCAGCGATTCCCTGACAGGACAATATGCTTCGGGAAGAAAGCGTATAGCAGAGAATACGAAACAGCGAAAATCCGATAGATATTTAGAAGTACTTGCAAATCATAATAACCTAAAAAATGTAACAGTTAAAATACCAAAAGATATATTGACTTGCATAACAGGAGTTTCAGGGTCTGGAAAAAGTTCTTTGATTGAGGTGATTCTTGATCAATTTGAAGATATTATCGTGATTGATCAATCCCCTATCGGGTCTTCGCCAAGATCGAATCCGGCTACCTATACAAAAGCTTTTGATGATATACGCAAGGTTTTTGCGGATGCAACAGGTGAAAGTACTTCAAAATTTGCTTTTAACAGCACAGGAGCTTGTGAAAAATGTAAGGGGCTTGGATATGAAGTAATTAACATGCATTTTCTGGGAGATGTGCGCAAGGTATGTGATGAATGCGGCGGAAAACGTTATTCGGAAGAAATTCTGGCATATAAGTATAAGGGGAAAAATATATCCGATGTATTGAATATGACAATACAGGAAGCGGAAGAATTTTTTGTGCATCCGCCTATAAAGATGAAGCTTAATCTACTCTCTTCGGTAGGCCTGGGTTATTTATTGTTAGGGCAATCACTTGATACGCTTTCCGGAGGTGAGGCACAGAGAGTTAAGCTTGCAAGCGGACTTAGCAGGAAAAGTCAGATATATGTACTAGATGAACCAACCAGAGGGTTGCATATGTCAGATATTGACCAGTTATTATCGTTATTGAACAAGCTTGTAGATAACGGAAATACCATAATAGTAGTAGAGCATAATCTTGATATCATAAAAAATGCAGATTGGATTATTGATCTCGGGCCGGAAGGCGGTAAAAGCGGCGGAGAAATTGTCGCGGAAGGACCCCTTGATAAGATAATAAACAGCCATCGTTCTTATACGGGGAAGTATTTGAAAGAGTATTTATACTAGTTCATTCATGAGGAATTTTGGAGGTAAATAATGGATAAGAAAGAGGAATATATTGCAGTTGTTGCAAATTTGCTGTCAGGAAGCGAATTAAAACTTGTGAAAGCCTTTGGATATAAGAGTTTATTAATCAATTCCAATACTTGGATTAGTATGGAGAAAGCACTGGAAGCAGATGTACCGGTTGAAGTTAATCTGAATAATGAAGAAGAATTAATGGAAAAAGTACAGGAATTAAGAAAAAAATATGATATCAAAGCGGTCTTTTCATTAAATGAATACAGAGTACCGATTGCAGCTAAAATAAGAGAATTTTTAGGGTTACCATATGGTATCCCATATAAAGCAGCGATAAATTGTCGAAACAAAAAAATGACACGAAAAATATTGGAGGAGCTTGGGGAGGAAGCAGTAAAATATGCGATAATACAAAACGTGGAAGAAGCCCTTAACTTTGTAAAGGACAACGGATTACCAGTGGTGATAAAACCTTCCAATGATGCAGGCAGCCAATTAGTGTTCTGCTGTAAGACGAGTGCAGAGGTGGAAGAGGCGGTTGCCAGTGTCATGTCAACTGAAAATAATCTTGTAGATCAGAAGTTGGATGCCGAATTTCTTATTGAAGAATTTCTTGATGGACCTGAATTTAGTGTAGAGTCAATTGCTTACAATGGAAAAGTATCTGTTGTCGCGATTACTGCCAAGAAGCTTTTATCGCCATTTAAACCAATAGAGGTGGGGCATACAGTTCCTGCATTATTAAGCCCACAGGAAGAACAGGCAATTAAAAATCTTGTGGAAAAAGCCAACGAACTACTTGGAATTGATTATACAGTTACCCATACGGAAGTTAAACTTACCCAAAAAGGACCAAGGATTGTAGAAGTAAATGCAAGACCCGGAGGAGATAATATACCGCTTTTGGTCGAAGCGGTAAAAGGGATTGATCTATATGAGACAATGGTGGCATTTTCTTTGGGGAGAGAAGCGCACTATAAGGCTTCCTGTACCTCAAAGGCTGATATCAGATATTTTATAGCAGAACATGACGGTTATGCGCACTTTAAGGATATGACGCCTTTATATAAGAATGAAAAAGTCAAGACTGTTAACTTATCGGTTTCCGACGGAAAGGAAGTAACAAGGTCAACCAGTAATTATGACAGAATGGGTTACTTTCTATGCTACGATGAAGAGGATACATATATTGAAGAGATGGCGGGATTAATTGAAGTTACAGATAAGAGTGGAGACAGTCTTTCAGAAAAAGCAGAGGAAGAACAAAATGATAACTTAGATGAGTTATTTAAAAAGTTTTGTGACAATGAAGTTCTTGAAAAGAATATCAGTGACCGTGAATATGCCATTGCACTTTTGGTTCGGGCATTCTCAGCGTGTGACCACTACAAAAAAATCAGGGCGGTAATCTATGCTAAAAGTGTTGGAATAACTACAGAAGAGATCATTTACATTTATTCCATAATTAAATAAAAAGTACTGGCATCAGCAGATAAAAGGAAAGGAGAGCTCTTTTTATCAGGATACAGTTGGTGGACAGGAGAGGAAATGAAGGGGAGAAACATAAATAAAATAGGGGGAGGAGGGATTTCACCTTTAAAAGGTGAAATCCAAGACATCTATCATGAAAAAAATTAGTAAGATTATCCCGGTTCTATCTGGTTTTCCGGCTAATGTAAATATATTACTTGGAGCTATATTGGTTTCAAATATTGGTAATGGTATTCAAACCATTGCCATGAGTAAATGGCTTTATGATAAAACAGGCAGTGCCTTTGCTTATGGTGGAGTTATTCTTTTAGACTATCTGGTATCATTCTTGATACAATTTCTGTCAGGCGCTGTTATTGACAGAACTAATCCCAAAAAAACTTACATAATCTGTGATTTGATACGCGGTACGGTCTTAATTTTAATGGGGATTAGCTTGCATTATCCTTCTTTTGCTATTGTTGCTGTGAGTCTTTCTGTTGCAGTAATAAGTATGGTGAATTCTATTTACCGTTCCTGTTATTTTAAATTATTGCCTATGTTAATCGATGATCCTTCCCAACTATTAAAAATAAATGGAATATACTCTACGGTTATTCAGACAGGATTATTGATTGGAGTAGGTATCGTTGCCCCTGTTTTAACTTTTTGGAATGCCAGTACGGCTATCATTATTAATGGTATAACTTTCATTATTTCATCGATTATCGTTATGTTCATTCGCTTTGAATATGCGGCTTTGCAGAATGAACCAACAAAAAAGATAACTCGATTTTTTCGCGATTGGGGTACTATCTTTACCTATCTAAGAAAGGATAAATCACTAATCTGGCATATTCTGATTAGCTCAGGAGATATAATGGTCGTAAACTTTTTTAATATCCTGTTAGTACCTATGGTAACGATATGGTATTTTAACAACGCTTATGACATTTCCTTATTTGATGGAAGTTTTACTGTCGGTGCTATCTTAATAGGTATTTTTATTAGTAAGTTCAGTAATAAGCTGGGGTTACGGCTTTCCAGCTGGTTGGGGCTTACAATTCAAGGATTATTGTTTTTACTGCTATGTATAAACCGGATAACTATAGTCAGTGTGGCAATTATACTCTTTATGGGCGTGGCAAACGGTTACTCAGGTCTTATTTTCCAGACTTCTCTACAAAACAGGATTGGCCATGAATTGAAAGGGAGAATCGCAAGCTTTAAAAATCTTGTTATTTCCATATTATCATTGATATTGATTCCGATTGTTTCGAAGTTCCTTGATATATCAATAACATCTGGCCTTATATGCAGTGCAGTGATTATACTGATCTTTGGACTTTCGTCCTTTATAATCAATAAGTTAAGAATCTATGGAGATAATTATATAACAAACAGAGATAATACGTAAAAAATGGGCTATTTGAAAAAGAAAATAGATTTTTTAATTTGTGGAGTCTGGGTGAGATTTGCTTTAAATAAACATGTTAAAAAATAGAAATAATAAACATAAAATGTTATATCTTGTTTTGTTAGAGGGGGGTTATTATGAACGAGCATGAGTTTAAAATAAAGTATAGCATAGGTGGTAATCATAACGGATTATTGAATCAGATAACAAAAGAGCTACGGCAAAAGCGCCCGAGAGTTCCGGTTGATTTGACCTATACCTTATTTGAAGTAAATGATTTTGCACAATTATGGCTTCAGACAAAAGGATGCTCTTTTTCGAAAACGGGAAGCTGTACATGCTGCGATTATTGGGAAGGAGAAAATCTTCCCAACATCGCAGAGGTATTTAAGGAGGCACTTGATAAATTAAGTCCTAATGTATCAAGTGTATTAATCGAAACCTCCGGAAGTGTATTTGATGATAATGAAATTCCATTGAAGGAACTCAAGAAGATATTTGAGCTTTTAGACAAAAAAAAGTACAAAAAGATAGTAATAGAAACTCATATGAATACTATAACGCGCCAAAAACTTGATATATTGAAAGAGATAATTACCGGTTCAGAAGTTTGTATTGAAGTAGGTATTGAATCTTTGAGCAGAGAGGTACTCCTCTACTCCCTGAACAAGATGACGGTTGCAAAAGACATCACGCAATTATGTGAAATGGTACATGAAAAAGGGTTTAAACTAATTGGAAATATCATGGTAGGTGTTCCTTTTCTTCCTTTATCCTCACAGATTGAGGATGCAGTATATGGCATACATAAGTTGTTTGAACAAGGCATTGACTATATAATACTGTTTCCTGTCAATATAAAACAATATACTCTGGTGCATTGGCTTTACCAAAATGAATTATATGAAAGAGTCTATGGACAGGCAGTTATTAAAGTATTGAATCAAATAGACAGGAGTCTGCTTGATAGAATTGATGTAGTGTGGTATGGCAATAGAAAGCAGGAAAATCCTGCTTACGGCTCAGATATTTTAGGACCATACTATTGCGAAGAGTGTTCAGAGGATATCATGGACTTTCTGCAAAAGTTTAATAGCCAGAATGATCTGGAAGGAAGGCTTAATTTACTTGACGGGATAAATGACTATAGCTGTGAATGTAAGAAAAGTATGGAGAATACTTTGGAGAATGAAGCAATGCAAAAACCGGATATATATGATTTACTGGACAGATATTATGAAAAAATGGAGTCCTATATTTCCAAATAAAAAAGATAGCTGAAAGGAAAAATAATATGAATAAGAAGATGTTAAATCTGCATTTATACACAAATACCAACTGCAATCTTCACTGCAGACACTGTTATAATAATAGTTTTTATGAGGAGAATTCAGCGGAAATCGAGGTGGAGCAGCTTGTAAATATCATAAGGGAATCTCACAGCGCTTACAAGGTCGATATACATCTGGAAGGCGGGGAAATTTTCTTGCGGCCGGAAGTGTTTGAGGCATTGGCATCTCTTGAGGTGGAGATTTTAAATAATATTACAATAACAAGCAATGGCAGCATTTATCTGGAAACTCCGGAGGTAGAATATGTATTAAAGAATATAGAGGCATTTCGTATTTCAGTTGAAGGACATACCAATGAATTGAATAGGATGATTAGAGATATTGATGTTGATATTATACTGGGAAATGCAGAAAGATACCGGGACATGGGGGCTAATGTAATATTAAGAATTACATTGCATAGAGACAATATTCACACGTTATTCAGGGAAACCATACCTGCAATTGCAGACAGAGGATTTCATAATTTTCAGGTATATGAATTACAGCCCGTTGGAAGGGGCGAAAAGCTTGAAAATTTCATATTAAGTGAAAATGAATTCGACAGCTTTTTGAATTTGCTGGTAGTGGAAAAACCGAAGGACGTCAAAATAAAAATGATGTTCAGTCCAAGCAGGGTAGAAGGCGTGATGAAGAGAAAGGCGGATTTTTCACAGGCAGGATATAGTACGACACTGATGGAGCCTGCAATGAGCTTAAGTATTGCCACAAATGGAAATGTCAATATCTGTCCTTGGGGAACCGATGATAAAGTTCTGTTTAATATAAACCAGGAAAAAGATTTATGCAGCGCTTTAGACAAATTTGATCTGATGCATGAGTGTAGTTACTGTTCTAAAATTAAGATAGAAACGGAGTAAAGCCATGTTAAAGGAAATAAGTGAATATAGAATTGGAAATACGCCTTTATTTGAAATAGGCATGAATGATGGAAATAAAATACATATAAAGCTGGAGAAATATAACTTTTTGCGTAGTATTAAGGCGCGCACAGCTTATTACATAGTCAAAAATCTACCTGAGCTGGACAAGCGGTGTATTGTAGAATCAACATCGGGAAACCTGGGGTTAGCCCTGAATTATTTTCTGAAAGAAGAGAATATAGAGTTTTTATGCCTGGTAGACGAATCAATCAGTAAAGAGAAGCTGCTAAAGCTGGAGGAGCATGGTGTCCATTACAAAATAGTCAGTCAATATGAGGACATGGATTTAAGAAGTTCCAGAATCAAAATGGCAAAGGATCTTGAGGAAACAGGCCAATATTATTGGACGAATCAATATGCAAATATGAATAATATGCTGGCTAATTATTCATCAACTGCTCCGGAAATTTGGAATCAACGGGATGGAAATGTTGATGCCTGCATATGTCCGGTAGGTTCAGGCGGTACAGTTTCCGGCATTGCAAAGTATATGAAAGAGAAGAATTCCAATATACATATCCTCGGCGTGGAACCCGTTGGTTCTACGATTTTTGGAGGAGAAGACGGAGAATATATTAATGCCGGAACTGGTTTAAAAGGGCCCTCACAGTTAATTGAAAAGCATATGTCTTATATTGATGGATATTATCAGATACCTGACAAGGAATCTATCTTCTATTGTAAAGAATTAAAAGATAAATATGATTTGAAATTAGGTATTTCATCAGGAATGGCATATGCGGCGGCGGTTAAATATGCAAAAAAAGTAAAAAATCAAAATATAATTGTAATCTCACCGGATGGAATGGAAAGCTATCAGCATATTTTTGCGGACTAAAATAAAGATCATATGGAAAAGATGAAGTCAAAGCGGGAAAGTTCAAATGATTAAATATGGGGGGAAAGATGAATAGTATTAATCAATTTTTAAAGGATTGTGATGTAAAGAGCAAACAGGACCGTACTGTTTACTGGGATGATAATACATTATACAGCATTAGGGAGAATCCTGACGATTCCTTTGCAGGACTATGGTTTCGAACTATG from Anaerocolumna sp. AGMB13020 encodes the following:
- a CDS encoding U32 family peptidase, giving the protein MYLNVPTNWDDRIIDKIQEINEEEKYKYKIQQVYGATLTNIGSGRLETPVLSDEVLIEHISKIQKLGIKFNFLINSPSLGGIEHDRSKRSLVLDTISWINSLGVDIVTVSIPFIGELVNYHYPNLKVKLSTMLDVRSVQNIRLLEKLGPSIYSITLSRFINRDFKLLKEIANTATYEVELLANSLCLHNCPYQMYHSDLVCWHARTEKGWREPFTDYRAIACDEVRLGDKSEILKAPWIRPEDLPAYQSVGIHSIKIAGRTFPTNWIIKIMEAYALGSFEGNLWDLIIPFLPIHVDNKSLDGFLDYFLQKDFSCDIFCGKCRYCYDMADKHVKFKDSREEYLQDLKKRLAARIDDTIELEPYFTESRV
- a CDS encoding excinuclease ABC subunit UvrA produces the protein MGKIRIKNAKEHNLKNVSIDIPKNKLVVFTGVSGSGKSTIVYDIVFSEAQRQYMDSLSTYARMSMPKFSKPDVEDIEGLSPAIVINQDPLAKNPRSTVGTVTEVYTYLRLLYSRMGQPVLSAGDFSFNTPSGACQNCKGTGEELVINANRLLDRTKSLNEGAIRHRTWKVGGRLWNIINAAQLFDMNKPLKDFTEEELDTLLYSEAKQYYNNTLGFVQNFSYEGIITRIMKRHNDSRGLEAVSYDGAFFLPGVCHECKGARVNERAREVRYNGKSIVDLVTMEIQELLPYMKTISDPVAQEITGYIIRILELLVDIGVGYLSLSRSVATLSNGESQRVKLGRQLGNSLTDLIYILDEPTAGLHAKDKEHISKALKELAKKPNSVLVVEHDKSVISCADHIIDIGPKAGVQGGSIVFEGSYEELLCSDSLTGQYASGRKRIAENTKQRKSDRYLEVLANHNNLKNVTVKIPKDILTCITGVSGSGKSSLIEVILDQFEDIIVIDQSPIGSSPRSNPATYTKAFDDIRKVFADATGESTSKFAFNSTGACEKCKGLGYEVINMHFLGDVRKVCDECGGKRYSEEILAYKYKGKNISDVLNMTIQEAEEFFVHPPIKMKLNLLSSVGLGYLLLGQSLDTLSGGEAQRVKLASGLSRKSQIYVLDEPTRGLHMSDIDQLLSLLNKLVDNGNTIIVVEHNLDIIKNADWIIDLGPEGGKSGGEIVAEGPLDKIINSHRSYTGKYLKEYLY
- a CDS encoding ATP-grasp domain-containing protein → MDKKEEYIAVVANLLSGSELKLVKAFGYKSLLINSNTWISMEKALEADVPVEVNLNNEEELMEKVQELRKKYDIKAVFSLNEYRVPIAAKIREFLGLPYGIPYKAAINCRNKKMTRKILEELGEEAVKYAIIQNVEEALNFVKDNGLPVVIKPSNDAGSQLVFCCKTSAEVEEAVASVMSTENNLVDQKLDAEFLIEEFLDGPEFSVESIAYNGKVSVVAITAKKLLSPFKPIEVGHTVPALLSPQEEQAIKNLVEKANELLGIDYTVTHTEVKLTQKGPRIVEVNARPGGDNIPLLVEAVKGIDLYETMVAFSLGREAHYKASCTSKADIRYFIAEHDGYAHFKDMTPLYKNEKVKTVNLSVSDGKEVTRSTSNYDRMGYFLCYDEEDTYIEEMAGLIEVTDKSGDSLSEKAEEEQNDNLDELFKKFCDNEVLEKNISDREYAIALLVRAFSACDHYKKIRAVIYAKSVGITTEEIIYIYSIIK
- a CDS encoding MFS transporter, translated to MKKISKIIPVLSGFPANVNILLGAILVSNIGNGIQTIAMSKWLYDKTGSAFAYGGVILLDYLVSFLIQFLSGAVIDRTNPKKTYIICDLIRGTVLILMGISLHYPSFAIVAVSLSVAVISMVNSIYRSCYFKLLPMLIDDPSQLLKINGIYSTVIQTGLLIGVGIVAPVLTFWNASTAIIINGITFIISSIIVMFIRFEYAALQNEPTKKITRFFRDWGTIFTYLRKDKSLIWHILISSGDIMVVNFFNILLVPMVTIWYFNNAYDISLFDGSFTVGAILIGIFISKFSNKLGLRLSSWLGLTIQGLLFLLLCINRITIVSVAIILFMGVANGYSGLIFQTSLQNRIGHELKGRIASFKNLVISILSLILIPIVSKFLDISITSGLICSAVIILIFGLSSFIINKLRIYGDNYITNRDNT
- a CDS encoding radical SAM protein; amino-acid sequence: MNEHEFKIKYSIGGNHNGLLNQITKELRQKRPRVPVDLTYTLFEVNDFAQLWLQTKGCSFSKTGSCTCCDYWEGENLPNIAEVFKEALDKLSPNVSSVLIETSGSVFDDNEIPLKELKKIFELLDKKKYKKIVIETHMNTITRQKLDILKEIITGSEVCIEVGIESLSREVLLYSLNKMTVAKDITQLCEMVHEKGFKLIGNIMVGVPFLPLSSQIEDAVYGIHKLFEQGIDYIILFPVNIKQYTLVHWLYQNELYERVYGQAVIKVLNQIDRSLLDRIDVVWYGNRKQENPAYGSDILGPYYCEECSEDIMDFLQKFNSQNDLEGRLNLLDGINDYSCECKKSMENTLENEAMQKPDIYDLLDRYYEKMESYISK
- a CDS encoding radical SAM protein is translated as MNKKMLNLHLYTNTNCNLHCRHCYNNSFYEENSAEIEVEQLVNIIRESHSAYKVDIHLEGGEIFLRPEVFEALASLEVEILNNITITSNGSIYLETPEVEYVLKNIEAFRISVEGHTNELNRMIRDIDVDIILGNAERYRDMGANVILRITLHRDNIHTLFRETIPAIADRGFHNFQVYELQPVGRGEKLENFILSENEFDSFLNLLVVEKPKDVKIKMMFSPSRVEGVMKRKADFSQAGYSTTLMEPAMSLSIATNGNVNICPWGTDDKVLFNINQEKDLCSALDKFDLMHECSYCSKIKIETE
- a CDS encoding pyridoxal-phosphate dependent enzyme, giving the protein MLKEISEYRIGNTPLFEIGMNDGNKIHIKLEKYNFLRSIKARTAYYIVKNLPELDKRCIVESTSGNLGLALNYFLKEENIEFLCLVDESISKEKLLKLEEHGVHYKIVSQYEDMDLRSSRIKMAKDLEETGQYYWTNQYANMNNMLANYSSTAPEIWNQRDGNVDACICPVGSGGTVSGIAKYMKEKNSNIHILGVEPVGSTIFGGEDGEYINAGTGLKGPSQLIEKHMSYIDGYYQIPDKESIFYCKELKDKYDLKLGISSGMAYAAAVKYAKKVKNQNIIVISPDGMESYQHIFAD